A genomic segment from Plasmodium sp. gorilla clade G2 genome assembly, chromosome: 3 encodes:
- a CDS encoding RNA triphosphatase — protein sequence MVREAHELLDGSRPIPIDKISYELSQNIILAFDNNENINNKDIQIEIEARVGLVIDKNKNRIKLPINTDAIIENNYSDFHAGIDRESFEYLLDYFHNMTLKKRLSMRNNNDNNNINNNNNINNYNNNNYNNNNDNNNINQTYTYDPNVDGNNPTCNYSYDKKNTCIYDFLELKTTKSIDKYYVIKNNNSRIRTTTYLNDENKQETESMMIQSLQKDNLNSWNVYTGNNYDYFDDDEEDDDDDYNNNNNNNNNNNVGAGTRTNSITTSNNGLTTSKSQHTNYNSNDKNDSIDYRISINIEYIKPISKLYLSKNTPVHERLKERTTFINTYLGLQVDMTKIKTKNNDLYEVEIEIPSKTIFKAMSNLRNKKDSNYLHFICSNLVNNIRGICSQLNIFKKTKHILKSTIITKMNNNENNNENNDENNDENNDENNDGHRPSLLSKHQNDDSLSSKEKEKFKKYIHSVFPIVGDYMYRVVTKNEKRIQIKMKDQLITNKQKIDIFKNNVDIRRHNKKSLQTINEVHVENKWKVFKKGTKIEVVLCSDDEEYEENEDIQDINYEHYDQYENEEEANLYINNIYMHTQINNNNNDNNDNNNDNNNNNNNEEHIKNCKDFYDDT from the coding sequence atGGTTAGAGAAGCTCATGAATTATTAGATGGAAGTAGACCCATACCGATAGATAAAATATCGTATGAATTGTCTCAGAATATTATATTGGCATtcgataataatgaaaatataaataataaagatattcAAATTGAAATTGAAGCAAGGGTTGGATTAGTAAttgataagaataaaaatagaataaaatTACCAATAAATACAGATGCtattattgaaaataattattcagATTTCCATGCGGGGATTGATAGAGAATCGTTTGAATATCTATTGGATTATTTTCATAACATGACTCTAAAGAAAAGGTTAAGTATgcgtaataataatgataataataatattaataataataataatattaataattacaataataataattacaataataataatgataataataatattaatcagACATATACTTATGATCCCAATGTTGATGGTAATAACCCAACTTgtaattattcatatgataaaaaaaacacTTGTATATACGATTTTCTAGAACTTAAAACAACAAAGAGTATAGACAAATactatgttataaaaaataataacagtaGAATTAGAACAACGACttatttaaatgatgaaaacAAACAAGAAACAGAAAGTATGATGATACAGTCCTTACAGaaagataatttaaattcTTGGAATGTATATACAggtaataattatgattattttgatgatgacgaagaagatgatgatgatgattataataataataataataataataataacaataatgtgGGTGCAGGAACAAGAACTAATAGTATTACAACTAGCAACAATGGTTTAACTACATCTAAATCACAACACACAAATTATAattcaaatgataaaaatgattccATAGATTATCGtatttctataaatatagaatatataaaacctATTAGTAAATTATATCTATCTAAAAATACACCAGTACATGAAAGATTAAAAGAAAGAACTACTTTTATAAATACTTATCTAGGTTTACAAGTAGATatgacaaaaataaaaacaaaaaataatgatttatatgAAGTAGAAATAGAAATACCATCAAAAACTATATTTAAAGCTATGTCTAATTTGAGGAATAAAAAAGATtcaaattatttacattttatatgttctaatcttgtaaataatattaggGGGATATGTAgtcaattaaatatattcaaaaaaactAAACACATATTAAAATCTACAATCATtacaaaaatgaataataatgaaaataataatgaaaataatgatgaaaataatgatgaaaataatgatgaaaataatgatggaCACAGACCTTCTTTGTTATCAAAGCATCAAAACGATGATAGCCTTTCTtcgaaagaaaaagaaaagtttaaaaaatacatacactCTGTATTTCCAATCGTTGGAGATTACATGTATAGAGTAGTcacaaaaaatgaaaaacgTATACAAATCAAAATGAAAGATCAattaataacaaataaacaaaaaatagaCATCTTTAAAAATAACGTTGATATACGTagacataataaaaaatccTTACAAACAATAAATGAAGTACATGTAGAAAATAAATGGAAAGTATTCAAAAAAGGAACAAAAATTGAAGTAGTCTTATGTAGtgatgatgaagaatatgaagaaaatgaagatatacAAGATATTAATTATGAACACTATGATCaatatgaaaatgaagaagaagcaaatctttatataaataatatttatatgcacACACAAATTAACAACAATaacaatgataataatgataataacaacgataataataataataataataatgaagagcATATTAAAAATTGTAAGGACTTTTATGATGATACATAA